A stretch of Imperialibacter roseus DNA encodes these proteins:
- a CDS encoding energy transducer TonB — protein sequence MKISQPIPAESRDSSSNIRGTVDNPENYFLRSPKADALIRKQKQANLIGELLDHKRSKALRDHDLSNLFFVLGLAISLLLVIVAFEWKFYDSGDQIELSCLTGDEFEDLIEIPPTDQPPPPPPLQNQPVVITEISDEIELEDIDLDLDVEITQDMRITDPLPAVMDELPEEEAEEIFVIVENKPEPKGGMQAFYKYLGENLVYPQNARKMNISGRVYLQFVVEKDGSISNIEVAKGIGGGCDEEAVRVLSGAPPWNPGKQRGLPVKVRMTIPIFFSLGQ from the coding sequence ATGAAAATTTCACAACCCATACCCGCAGAAAGCCGTGATTCAAGCAGCAACATTCGAGGCACGGTAGATAACCCCGAAAACTATTTTCTCAGATCGCCCAAGGCAGATGCCCTTATCAGGAAGCAGAAGCAGGCAAACCTGATTGGTGAGTTACTGGACCACAAAAGGAGTAAGGCATTAAGAGACCACGATTTGAGCAATCTTTTCTTTGTGCTGGGGCTCGCTATTTCGCTATTGCTTGTTATAGTAGCATTTGAATGGAAATTCTATGACTCAGGCGACCAAATTGAGTTGTCCTGTCTTACGGGAGATGAATTTGAGGATTTGATAGAAATTCCACCAACTGACCAACCTCCCCCACCTCCTCCGCTACAAAACCAGCCGGTAGTTATCACTGAGATCAGCGATGAAATTGAGCTTGAGGATATTGATCTCGACCTTGATGTGGAGATCACCCAGGACATGCGGATCACTGATCCTCTGCCAGCGGTGATGGATGAGCTGCCCGAAGAGGAGGCCGAGGAAATATTTGTCATTGTGGAAAACAAGCCCGAGCCAAAAGGTGGCATGCAGGCGTTTTACAAGTATTTGGGAGAAAACCTGGTTTATCCCCAGAATGCCAGAAAAATGAACATTTCAGGTCGGGTTTACCTCCAATTTGTTGTGGAGAAAGACGGGTCGATCAGCAATATTGAGGTGGCTAAAGGTATTGGCGGTGGCTGCGATGAAGAGGCAGTTCGGGTGCTTTCCGGGGCGCCACCCTGGAACCCTGGAAAGCAGCGTGGCTTGCCCGTGAAGGTTCGGATGACTATACCCATCTTTTTTAGTCTCGGGCAGTAA
- a CDS encoding energy transducer TonB → MEAKKSEKADLERKTGLFFNIGLAVSLLLVITAFEWKFYDDGNLVDLGQVDDNFEDLMEIPPTEQPPPPPPVIQQPEIIEVPDEEEIEEEIEVNLDVEITENTVIEDVVFEEAPEEEVADEIFTIVEDQPEPNGGMAAFYAYVGKNMKYPNQARRMGVEGKVFVQFVVDKDGSITEVQAIKGIGAGCDEEAVRVIQEAAKWKPGKQRGRPVKVRMILPITFKLG, encoded by the coding sequence ATGGAGGCCAAAAAGAGCGAGAAAGCAGATCTTGAGAGAAAGACCGGACTGTTTTTCAACATAGGCCTGGCTGTGAGTTTACTTCTTGTCATTACCGCTTTCGAGTGGAAGTTTTATGACGATGGTAACTTGGTTGACCTTGGTCAGGTGGATGATAACTTTGAAGACTTAATGGAGATACCTCCAACCGAGCAGCCACCACCACCACCACCGGTGATTCAGCAGCCTGAGATTATCGAGGTGCCTGATGAGGAGGAAATCGAAGAAGAAATTGAGGTAAACCTTGACGTTGAAATCACTGAAAACACAGTGATAGAAGACGTGGTGTTCGAAGAGGCGCCTGAAGAAGAGGTTGCTGACGAAATATTCACGATTGTGGAAGACCAGCCAGAGCCTAACGGCGGTATGGCAGCATTCTACGCCTACGTTGGAAAGAACATGAAATACCCCAACCAGGCAAGAAGAATGGGTGTTGAGGGTAAAGTGTTTGTTCAGTTTGTTGTTGACAAAGATGGATCAATCACTGAAGTTCAGGCGATAAAAGGTATTGGAGCTGGTTGCGATGAAGAAGCCGTAAGGGTGATTCAGGAAGCGGCTAAGTGGAAACCTGGTAAGCAGCGTGGACGCCCCGTGAAAGTAAGAATGATTCTTCCTATTACCTTCAAGCTTGGATAA